The genomic stretch GAACGGCAGGAGCGTCCAGGTTGGAACCGGCAAAGGCCGAGGAGATCAGGCGGACGTCCGCCTCGCGCAGCCAGGCGGACGCGTCCTTGGCCCGGTAGTAAGGGTTTACGATGTCCAGGTCCGCCAGCGCCACCGGGGCGCGGACCGCGCGCCACCGGAGCGCCAGATTGACGGCGAGGTGCGTCTTGCCGCTACCGTAATGTCCAGCCAGGACGATGAGCCGCAGAGAGGAGAAATCCATGCCATCACAGCCTATGGGTGTTTGTATTTTATGTTCCGTTCAACAAATGCCCCTCCACAAAACGTCGGGGGTGTGGAGAGGCGGTTGCGCGCGGAAGCGGCGCCTCAGGGAGTCCGCGCCAAATGACAGGAGGGTTTTTTCTGAACCATTCAGTCGAGGTAGTGCTTCACAAGCTCCTGCAGCAATTCATCTCTATCGATCTTGCGGATGAGGCTGCGGGCGCCCAAGTGATTTGTGATGTAGGTGGGGTCCTCTGACAGAAGATACCCCACGATCTGGTTGATGGGATTATATCCCTTTTCCTGCAGAGCGTTGTACACGGTGGTCAGGGTTATTTTCATCTCCTTTGCGAGGTCGTCCACAACGGTGAATTTGCGTGTGTTGTCGTCCAAACCAGTCGCCCCTTTCCATCGTCCGCCCGCGATCCGGCCACCCGGTCCGCATACTTTCTTTTGTCTATCGTACAACAGTTGTTTCCGTTTTGTAAAGGTTTTTTTTTGGAGGTCGACGCCCGGGCGCCCGACAAACAAGCATTCGCGAGTTGTTGTTTAGCAGTTTCTTATTCCTCAGTGCCGCAGAGAGACCCCAAAGGCAGTCTGCAGCGCGTCGAGCGCGCGGCACAGCAACACATCGGCCTCTTCGTCGGTCAGTGTCCTGTCGCCGGCCCGCAGGGCCAGCGCGAAGGCTACGCTCTTCTGCCCGGCAGGGATCTGGCTGCCGGTGTAGACGTCAAAGACACGGCAGTCCACCAGCAGCGCGCCGATGCTCCCGCGGATCACCGCCGCAAGTTCGGCCGCCGGCGTCTCGGCGGCGCACACGACGGCAAGGTCGCGCGAGACGGCGGGGAAGCGCGGCAGGGGGGTGAACGTCTCCGCTTGCGTTTGTACGGAGAGCATGGTCAGAAAATCCAGCTCGGCCGCGACGGTTCGCTGAGAGAGGCCAAAGGCCTCCGCCACCGTCGGGTGCACCTCGCCCAATACGCCCAGCGTGACGCCGTCCGCGCGTACTTCGGCGCAGCGGCCCGGGTGGTAAGAGGGGTCACAGGCCCGCGCAAAGGAGACGTTCGGGAGCCGCAGACCGTCTAAAATTGTCTCCACCGCGCCTTTGAGCGCGAAGAAATCCCGGTCTCCGTAGGCGCCCAGTGTCAGGATGGGGCGCTCTTCCGGAAGAGCGGCGTCGGCGGGCCGGTAGGTCTGCGCCAGCTCGAAGAACGCCACCTGCCTATTGCGGCCGGCCTCGTTGCGCCCCAGCGCGTCCAGCATGGAGGGGAGGGCGGTGGTGCGCATGACGCCGGTGTCCTCTCCCAGCGGGTTTTCGATCCTCACACAGCGGCGGCGCGCGTCCGATGCCGGGAGGGCCAGCTTGTCAAACCAGGACGGACTGACAAACGAATAGGTCAAAATCTCGCTGTACCCCGCGGCGCGGCAGAGCGATCGCGTCAGGCGTTCTCCACGCTGCTTCTCGGTGAGCAGGCCGAGCGATCCCCCGGGCAGCGGCGCCGGCGTGATGGCGTTGTAACCGTAAAACCGGGCCGCCTCCTCGGCCAGATCGGCCGTGCCTTCCACATCGGCACGCCAGGACGGCACCGTCACCGTTTTGTCTTGCACGGAAAACCCGAGCCGGGTCAGATAGGCGGCGATCTCGCCGGCGGAGAGCTGCGTGCCCAGCAGGGCGTTGATCCGGCTGGGGTCAAGCGGCAGCACGCGGGGTGCCGTGTCCACGTGGCAAACGTCGATCCGTCCGTCGCAGACCGTACCCGCGCCCAGCTGCTCGACCAGCTCGCAGGCGCGGTCGACGGCGGAGATGGTGGACGTGGGGTCAAGGCCCTTCTCAAAGCGGGACGAAGCGTCCGTACGCATGCCGAGCGCCAGCGCGGTGCGGCGCACCGAGGGGCCATTGAAGTTGGCGGATTCGAATACGATGTCGCGCGTCTCCTTCGTGATCTCACTGTTCGCGCCGCCCATGACGCCGGCCACGCCGACCGGGCGCTCGGCGTCGGCGATGAGCAGCATGGAGGTCTCCAGCGCCCGGGCCCGGCCATCCAGCGTCTCCAATGTTTCCCCGGGCTGGGCGCGCCGCACGACGAGCCGGCCGTTTTCCAGGCAGGCGTAATCAAACGCGTGCATGGGCTGGCCGTATTCCAGCATTACATAGTTTGTGATGTCCACGATGTTGTTGATCGGGCGCACGCCGGAGGCGCGCAGGCGCTCCCGCAACCAGCGGGGCGACGGGCCGACCTTCACGCCGCGCACCATGCGCGCCGTGTAACGCGGGCAGAGCGCGGCGTCCTCGACGAACACCGACAGGAGCGCCCCGATGTCGCCGCCGCCGCCCGCGACGGCGGGGTCGCGGAGGGAGAGCGGTTTGTCAAAGGCGGCGGCGCTCTCACGCGCCAGACCGATCACGCTCAGACAGTCGGACCGGTTGTTCGTGATTTCAAATTCCACGACATATCCCGCCAGCCCCAGGACCGTCCGGATGTCCTGCCCGGGCGTCCCGGGTTCCTCGACCAGGAAGATGCCGTCCTCCCGGGCGTAAGGAAAGTCGTTCAGTGTCAGGGACAACTCCGACAGGCTGCAGAGCATCCCCTCCGAGGCGACGCCGCGCAGCTTGCCCGTGCCGATCTCCTTTCCGCCCGGCAGCCGCGCCCCGTCCAGGGCCACGGGTACGAGGGCGTCCGGCGTCACGTTGGAGGCGCCGGTCACGATCTGTACCGGGGCTGCCCGGCCCACGTCCACCTGGCAGATGGAGAGGCGATCGGCGTCGGGGTGCGGCGTCACGGAGAGCACCCGCCCCAGTACCACATGTTGGATCTCGGCGCCGAGCTCCTCCACCGTCTCCACTTTGGAGCCGGAGAGAGTCATCGCCTCTGCGTATTCCTTGGGCGAAACGGCCGTGTCGACAAATTCAGACAGCCATTCCAGCGAAAGTTTCATCCTGCATCCATTCCCTTCTCCTAATGTGGGTTGCACCTGCAACCCACAACCCAAATTCTTGTTTTTTGTTGCCGCTTCGCGGCAACAAGGTACTAATGTCAATCGCCTGACGGACCCTTAGAATTGCCCGAGAAAGCGCATGTCGTTTTCAAACAGGAGCCGCATGTCGTCGATGGAGAACCGGCCCAGCGTGATGCGCTCCAGCCCGATGCCGAAGGCAAAACCGGAATAGACGTCCGGGTCGATGCCGCAGAGCGACAGGACCTTCGGGTGTACCATGCCGCAGCCGAGCAGCTCAATCCAGCCCTCGCCCTTGCAGACGCGGCAGCCGGCTCCGCGGCACATGTAGCAGCAGATATCCACCTCCGCCGAGGGCTCGGTGTAGGGGAAGTGGTGCGGCCGGAGGCGCGTGCGCGTCCCGGGGCCGTAGATGGCCTTCATCAGGGTATCCAATGTGTGCCTCAGGTGGCCCATCGTGATGCCGCGGTCCACGACAAGGCCCTCAATCTGATGGAACATCGGCGAGTGGGTGGCGTCCACTTCATCTTTGCGGTACACGCGGCCCGGCGAGATGATACGGATCGGCGGGCGATTGACCAGCATGTGGCGGATCTGTACAGACGAGGTCTGGGTGCGCAGTACGATGTCGTCCGCGATATAAAAGGTGTCTTGCCGGTCCCGTGCCGGGTGGTTCTCATCTGTATTGAGCGCCGTAAAACAGTGCCAGACGGTCTCTACCTCCGGCCCCTCGACCACGCAAAATCCCATGCCGAGGAAGATGTCCTTGACGTCGTCCAGCACGCGCGTCATCGGGTGGACACGGCCCAGCGGCGGCGCTTGCCCCGGTAGGGTGACGTCCAGAGTCTCCGCCAGCAGGCGCTCGGAGAGCTGCGCCCGCTGCAACTCTTCCAGCCGCGTTTTGAGGAGGGCGTCGATCTCCTGCCGAATGACGTTGGCAAGCTGCCCAACCGCCGGCCGCTCCTCGGGAGACAGGCTGCCGAGCCGCGCGAGCTGCGACGTGAGCGCGCTCTTTTTCCCTAAAAATCGGATACGCAGAGCCTCCAGTTCTTTCGAGTCCCCGGCCTGCGCCAACGCGGTGAGCGCCTCGCTTCGGATCTGCTGTAAAGCCTCTCTCATAAGTTCTCCCCCTGTGATAATGCACAATGGACAATTGTTTGCCGTGATGGGTCAGTTTGCCGGTTCGCAGTGGCCGGACAGACCCGTCTCCCGGCGCTGGTAGGCGCGGGAGAGCTGCCCCAGACAGGCCTGGAGCAGACGGGCCTCCTCGGCCAATTCGGGCGGTACCCGCGCCGCGGCGGCCTCCATCAAAAAGGCCTCCCGCTCTTGATCGAAGATCGGCTGGCCGAGTATGGCCTTGACGCGCGCTATCTCCGCAGACAGATGCATACGATATGTAAACAGCCCAAACAGGGCGCCGTCGATTTTGTCGATCTCGTCCCGCAGATCATTCAACGTAGGCATAGGACCTCCTTCCGCCCTGCTCTGCAGGGCCGGACCACCACCCGCCCGAGTCATAGTGCCTTCCATTATAACGCTTTCTTCGTCCAGAATCCAGCCCCAAAAGAAAAAAACAAAAAGGCCACCCTTCAAATGGCGGCATTGGCTCCAGACGGCGCGCAGCGCCGTCAAAAAAAGGCCACCCTTCAAATTGCGGCATTTGAAGGGTGGAAGAATGAAGAAGAGAAAGGGTAGTGGGGTAAATTGTTTAGAGTCCTCTCCGGAATGGGAAGTTCCAAACTCACCTCATCATACAATTCCGCTCGCGCGGTACTGGAGAGACCTCTCACCCGCAGTGTACCACGTCTCCACCACCCAATGCTACTACCCATATGGGTAGATTTTCCCATTTATTCTATATAATGGGAACAACAAGATGAGGTTTGGAAGCTTTTCCCTACCCGTACGGGTAGGGAAACCAATATTTCCCTAATTGGAGAAAAAAGCCTGACAGGCCGCCCACCATTCGAGGCATTTGAATTTGAACACGCAGGATGCGTCCCGGCCGGTGATCAGATCCGTTTGCGCCGGGGTCAGCCCGCCCGTCAGCGCGGTTTGTGTGACGGTCTCGCCGGAGGCCGCGAGACACAAGGGCGGGAAGACGACGCACCACCAGTTTTGACCGTTGCCGTCGCCCAGAGTGACGCGCAGCGCGTCGTAAGACCCGGCCGGCAGGGAAAAGCCGGGGTATGTTTTGGTGGGAAAGAACATCTCTGTGAGCTCCGCGCGCGCTGGCAAATCGAAACCCTCCGCGCGCAGTACGGCGCGCGCCTCCGCCTCCAGGGCGGGCAGATGTACTCGCAGCCGCGCGGCGGCCTCCTCCGGATCGGCCGCGCCGGCCACCAGCGGCGCCGCGCAGGCGAGTACGCGGTCCCGCACTTTCAGTTTCACGGCCTGGTCCGCCGGGTCGTCTGTGTGGGCCACGACATGCAGCCGCAGCACATGCTCCGACAGCGCCGCGGCCTCTCGATCCAGCAGATGCCCCGTCGTCACGGCCAGCACGAGGCCGACAGCCAGCGCGATCTCCCAAGGGCGCGCCCGTGTGCGGTGTCTCATAAAAAAATCCCCCTGTCCTCTCAGTTTTTCTCTGAAAGTATGGACAGGCGGCGGGTTTTTTATACAACGACTTTGAATGGATTTCACGGCGCGCCGTCGTCGGACAGGGCGGTCAGCGGACGGGCCAAAAAGGTCTCCGGGTACTGGGCGCGCAGGACCTCGTGGACGGCGTGCGCCGCGCCGGCGTCAGAAAACAGGCCGTACACGGTGGGGCCGCTGCCGCTCATCAGCGTGCCCAGCGCGCCGGCGTCGAGCAAGATGCTGCGGATGTCCGCAATCTCCCGCCGCCCGTGAGGGATCAAAGATTCGAGCACGTTGAACAGTCGCTGGGACAGTGCCCGCAAATCGCCCTCCTGCAGCGCCCGCAGCGCGCCGTCATGGTCCGGACGCCAAGCGAGGCGGGCCGCGGACACCCGGGAGAAAACCGTGGCCGTCGAAAGGGAGAACAGCGGTTTGCACAGGACGATGTGGCATGCGGGCAACGGTGGGACAGGGCGCAACCGCTCGCCGCGCCCCTCGGCCAACTGGGTGCCGCCGCGCACGCAGAAGGGCACGTCGGAGCCCACCTGAGCCGCCAGCGTTTCTAAGTCGTCGTGGGACAGTCCGGTCTGAAAGAAGCGGTTGAGGAGCCGCAGCGCCGCCGCGGCGTCCGCGCTGCCGCCGCCCATACCGGACCCCACGGGGATGTGCTTCTCTAGGTGGAGGTGGAGGCCGGGCGGCGTGAGCCTGCTGCGGGCAAAGAACGCCGCCGCCGCCGTATGAACCAGATTGCGCCGGTCGGTCGGCAGGAAACGGAGGTTCGACGTGATGCCGAGACCGGGCTGCTCCCGCCGGGTGAGCGTGAGTTTGTCGCAGAGAGAAATAGACTGCATCAGCGTCCGCAGGTCGTGAAAACCGTCCGGGCGCCGCCCCAATACATCCAGAGTCAGGTTGATCTTGGCTGGAGCCCGCTCCGACATGGCCGCCATAAAAAGTCCTCCCACACACAAGAGGGGCGCCGCGCGCCCCTGAATACCAAAATATGGAAAAACAATGTTACAGATCTTTCACGTATCCCTCGTTGCCGGCGTAGTAGTAGGGGACAAAAGACTTCTGAAAGGTCTCGGGAGAAGTGGGCCGCCCAAATAGGAAACCCTGCAATTTGTCGACTTTTAAGTCGCGCAGGGCGTGGTACTGCATCTGCTCTTCGACGCCCTCGGCGCAGATCACCCGCTGCAGGCTGTGCGCCAACTCCACGATGGTGGACACAAAGGACTTGTTATATCCGGTGTCGGCCACGCCCTTCAGAAAAGAACGGTCGATTTTGATCTCGTCAATCGGGAGCGTCTGTAAGTGGCTGAGGGACGAATACCCCGTGCCGAAGTCGTCGAGCGCGATCCGCACGCCCCTGTCCCGCAGGGACTGCAGGATCTCGCAGGCCTCCCCCATGTTGTTGATGACGGAACTCTCCGTGATCTCCAACGAGAGGCTACCCGGCGCGAGCTGGAAGCGCTCTAAGATGGAGAGGATCCGTTCGGGAAGCATCCGGTCGAGCAGCTGGTGCGCCGAGAGGTTCACGTTGATGAGGAAATTCTTGTCGGCGTTTAGGCGGAGCCACGCCGTGGTCTGACGCACAGCCGTCTCCAGCACCCACAGCCCCACATGGCTGATGAGGCCGGACTTTTCGAGCAGCGGGACTACGCGGGCCGGAGGGATGTAGATGCCGTCCGGCGTCTGCCAGCGCAGCAGTGCCTCGGCGCCGGTGCACTGCCGGTTCTCGGCGCTGACAATTGGCTGGTAAAACACCTGAAACCCGTGAAAATTGTTCTCCACCGACTGGTGCAGCAGCACATCCAGCTCCAGCTGCTGCATGTAAGTATTGCGGTCCTCAATGGTGAAATAGGAGTAGCCGTCCCACAGCTTGGCCTTGGCTTTGCTGAGGGCGACGTCGGCGCATTTGAGCAGCTCGTCCACATTGCGTCCGTCGTCCGGGAAACAGGCGGCGCCGATGGAGAGAAAATAGCGCACACGCTGACCGCAGACATGAATCGGCTGTTCGGAGATCCGCAAAAACTCCTCGACGAATTTGTCCACCGCGGCGCGGCGCGACCAGGGCCACACCGCTGCGAATTCATCACCGCCGAAGCGGTAGAGCCGCGCGAGCTGAGGCAGCTTGTCCCGCATCAGCGCGGCAAGCTCGGTCAGGATCATGTCGCCCAACGAGTGGCCGTACATATCGTTGATATTTTTGAAATTTTTGATGTCGATGATGATGATGGTGCTCTGGATGCTCTGGCTCATCAGTTCTTTCATGTCGCTGTAAAAGGAGAGGCGGTTCGGCATGCCTGTCAGCGGGTCGATGAGGGACTGCTGCCGGAACAGCTGCGCGTAGCTGTCGATCTCGCCCTGTGCGGCGGACGTGAGCTCCTCGGTGATGTTGCGCACCGAGCCGCACAGGAGCAGAGGCTTGCCGTTTTGCAGATGCAGACCCTCGCCGGTGCAGCGCACCCACAGGTGGCCGCCCTTGTGCGCCGGGAGGCGGAAGTCGCAGGAGATGCGCGCCGTCTGCCCGGATTCGAACCGGCGTAGCGCGCCCAGCCAGACGTCGAGGTCGTCGGGAAAAATTACATTGGAAAAGCTTGAGACTGGTGTCCATTCGGCCGAAGGGAGCGGAACCATTTCCAGGCACTCCTGCGAAAAAGTCAGCGTGTCCATCTCATAGTCGAGTGTAAAATGACAGACGGAAACGGCCTCGGAAATCAAGCGCCATTTGACGAGCTCAAAATCCTGACCGGCAAAGCGCGTAGACAAGCTGCATATCGTCTTCAATGTACCAGTCCTCCAGTACATGGACAAGGGGAAAGAGTTCTCAAAGTCCACTGAAATTCCCTTCGAAGCGGCCGCGGACAAGTTAAGACATATTTAGATTATATCGGCTTGTTCCTCACATTGCAACCATGTTTGTCCGGTCGATATTCTAAGAATGTATAATTTGCACAATTCAGATGCGTTCGCAGGCTTTTCGAGAAGACTGAAATTTCCATACAAAAGGGAATGTTTTTATATTATTGAAAAAAATACCCGATATATCAAGCAAATTTTTATGCATAAAATTTCTATTTGTCATGTAAATTGACGCGCTTCCAGAAACTTCAGATTGAATTTTTATCGAAATCGTCAATTGTTGAGAATCTACGGTTCTTTCTCTGAAGATGTGCGGCAATGGCGTCTTATCGGTATCGTATACCGGACAAGACGCCATTGCCAAATACAGGTCGGCGATATCGATCAGCTGCGCCGGCGGTGGCGCGGCAATTGACCTATGGATAGACGGGCATATCCTGCGGTCTGTAAGCGGTTTTGGCGTGCGGCGGGAAAAATTCATCCACCGGAAATTGGATGCGTTCAAACAGTTCACAGGGGGAGTCGTCGAGGGAACAAATGGATTCTTTTTCCGGTATGCAGAAGTCGTAGCACGGGACAACAAGCTGGTTGTCGCGTTCCAGGCGAATGATGGAAAACTGCCCCAGGGTGACGCAGATGAACGGCCGTCCGGTTTGATCCAGCAATTCGTCGTCGAAGAACCCACAGATAAACGGAGGGATGTCGCATATCCGAGTGCTGCGGTAGGACACGGCCTGGCAGCTGGGGTCCACCAGTTTGGCGTCGAGCAGTATGGGGTCCACCACTTCGCAGACGGCGGTCGGCATTTTGGCCGAGCGGACTGTCTCCTCGTCCGCGCAGCACAGCATCATTTTGGAGCTGTAAATCTTTGAGTTGCCCTCGCTGCCAAACAGGATGACGCGTTTGTCGAAGGTGCCGAGACCCGTCACCAGGACAGGTTTTCCGATGCAGGTGAAGACATGCACGGCAATGCGGTAAAAGAATCTCACGTCCACGGCGTAAAAGCCCTTGTTGAACGGGACGGGGTCCACATCGACGTAGAC from Oscillospiraceae bacterium encodes the following:
- a CDS encoding IreB family regulatory phosphoprotein, whose product is MDDNTRKFTVVDDLAKEMKITLTTVYNALQEKGYNPINQIVGYLLSEDPTYITNHLGARSLIRKIDRDELLQELVKHYLD
- the pheT gene encoding phenylalanine--tRNA ligase subunit beta; the protein is MKLSLEWLSEFVDTAVSPKEYAEAMTLSGSKVETVEELGAEIQHVVLGRVLSVTPHPDADRLSICQVDVGRAAPVQIVTGASNVTPDALVPVALDGARLPGGKEIGTGKLRGVASEGMLCSLSELSLTLNDFPYAREDGIFLVEEPGTPGQDIRTVLGLAGYVVEFEITNNRSDCLSVIGLARESAAAFDKPLSLRDPAVAGGGGDIGALLSVFVEDAALCPRYTARMVRGVKVGPSPRWLRERLRASGVRPINNIVDITNYVMLEYGQPMHAFDYACLENGRLVVRRAQPGETLETLDGRARALETSMLLIADAERPVGVAGVMGGANSEITKETRDIVFESANFNGPSVRRTALALGMRTDASSRFEKGLDPTSTISAVDRACELVEQLGAGTVCDGRIDVCHVDTAPRVLPLDPSRINALLGTQLSAGEIAAYLTRLGFSVQDKTVTVPSWRADVEGTADLAEEAARFYGYNAITPAPLPGGSLGLLTEKQRGERLTRSLCRAAGYSEILTYSFVSPSWFDKLALPASDARRRCVRIENPLGEDTGVMRTTALPSMLDALGRNEAGRNRQVAFFELAQTYRPADAALPEERPILTLGAYGDRDFFALKGAVETILDGLRLPNVSFARACDPSYHPGRCAEVRADGVTLGVLGEVHPTVAEAFGLSQRTVAAELDFLTMLSVQTQAETFTPLPRFPAVSRDLAVVCAAETPAAELAAVIRGSIGALLVDCRVFDVYTGSQIPAGQKSVAFALALRAGDRTLTDEEADVLLCRALDALQTAFGVSLRH
- the pheS gene encoding phenylalanine--tRNA ligase subunit alpha, whose translation is MREALQQIRSEALTALAQAGDSKELEALRIRFLGKKSALTSQLARLGSLSPEERPAVGQLANVIRQEIDALLKTRLEELQRAQLSERLLAETLDVTLPGQAPPLGRVHPMTRVLDDVKDIFLGMGFCVVEGPEVETVWHCFTALNTDENHPARDRQDTFYIADDIVLRTQTSSVQIRHMLVNRPPIRIISPGRVYRKDEVDATHSPMFHQIEGLVVDRGITMGHLRHTLDTLMKAIYGPGTRTRLRPHHFPYTEPSAEVDICCYMCRGAGCRVCKGEGWIELLGCGMVHPKVLSLCGIDPDVYSGFAFGIGLERITLGRFSIDDMRLLFENDMRFLGQF
- a CDS encoding chorismate mutase, which gives rise to MPTLNDLRDEIDKIDGALFGLFTYRMHLSAEIARVKAILGQPIFDQEREAFLMEAAAARVPPELAEEARLLQACLGQLSRAYQRRETGLSGHCEPAN
- a CDS encoding stage II sporulation protein R; this translates as MRHRTRARPWEIALAVGLVLAVTTGHLLDREAAALSEHVLRLHVVAHTDDPADQAVKLKVRDRVLACAAPLVAGAADPEEAAARLRVHLPALEAEARAVLRAEGFDLPARAELTEMFFPTKTYPGFSLPAGSYDALRVTLGDGNGQNWWCVVFPPLCLAASGETVTQTALTGGLTPAQTDLITGRDASCVFKFKCLEWWAACQAFFSN
- the ispE gene encoding 4-(cytidine 5'-diphospho)-2-C-methyl-D-erythritol kinase, whose protein sequence is MAAMSERAPAKINLTLDVLGRRPDGFHDLRTLMQSISLCDKLTLTRREQPGLGITSNLRFLPTDRRNLVHTAAAAFFARSRLTPPGLHLHLEKHIPVGSGMGGGSADAAAALRLLNRFFQTGLSHDDLETLAAQVGSDVPFCVRGGTQLAEGRGERLRPVPPLPACHIVLCKPLFSLSTATVFSRVSAARLAWRPDHDGALRALQEGDLRALSQRLFNVLESLIPHGRREIADIRSILLDAGALGTLMSGSGPTVYGLFSDAGAAHAVHEVLRAQYPETFLARPLTALSDDGAP
- a CDS encoding GGDEF and EAL domain-containing protein; translation: MKTICSLSTRFAGQDFELVKWRLISEAVSVCHFTLDYEMDTLTFSQECLEMVPLPSAEWTPVSSFSNVIFPDDLDVWLGALRRFESGQTARISCDFRLPAHKGGHLWVRCTGEGLHLQNGKPLLLCGSVRNITEELTSAAQGEIDSYAQLFRQQSLIDPLTGMPNRLSFYSDMKELMSQSIQSTIIIIDIKNFKNINDMYGHSLGDMILTELAALMRDKLPQLARLYRFGGDEFAAVWPWSRRAAVDKFVEEFLRISEQPIHVCGQRVRYFLSIGAACFPDDGRNVDELLKCADVALSKAKAKLWDGYSYFTIEDRNTYMQQLELDVLLHQSVENNFHGFQVFYQPIVSAENRQCTGAEALLRWQTPDGIYIPPARVVPLLEKSGLISHVGLWVLETAVRQTTAWLRLNADKNFLINVNLSAHQLLDRMLPERILSILERFQLAPGSLSLEITESSVINNMGEACEILQSLRDRGVRIALDDFGTGYSSLSHLQTLPIDEIKIDRSFLKGVADTGYNKSFVSTIVELAHSLQRVICAEGVEEQMQYHALRDLKVDKLQGFLFGRPTSPETFQKSFVPYYYAGNEGYVKDL